In the genome of Brachypodium distachyon strain Bd21 chromosome 3, Brachypodium_distachyon_v3.0, whole genome shotgun sequence, the window TGACGATATAATACCCAGTAACACTGAATCGTTATGTTCATCGATGGGTGTAGAGTCAGGAGTTAATatgttttggaaaaaaaagctATCCGTGAGTTTTTGTCTAATACAATAACAGTTCGTTTGGTAAccatcattttattttatttggtagaaaaatgaaatgaaatttaatttttgataggagttcatttggttgaatttgaattccggattcaaaaatcatgtttgtctaccacatggatttgtggAATGTGAAACAAGTCTAGAGAAATGATGACTTTTAGAGAGGAACTGAGATTAGTTATAATGTGATTCCATAAAATTTGAGATCAAATTCATGTGGCTAATttcgtgccaaccaaacaagttgaattgtgaaattcaaaatgaactCCAGAATTTTAAGCCCAAATTATGGGTGTCAAACGAGCTGTAAGGTGCAAATGTGATGGTAACGTTTGGAACTAGCTAGCTGATGATTGGTCAGTTTTAATTATTTCAGTTTGTCAGTTCTGGGGTGTACATGACCTTTTTGACCGTGACGAAGGTGTTCTACTTGCATCTTACTgagcatatttttttttttggagagaCAAGATAGGAACGGTGTTTTGAATTCCTGCAGTACCGCATCTACTAAATTATGTACATTGGGAGATATTTATATCCTCTTTCCCAGAGCTCATTGTCTCACCTAAATCCACTGAAACCAATTCAATTTAGGCTCCAGCGACCAGCCTCACAAAAAACTGGTGCTAAATgggaaaaagaacaaaagaacaCTATCTATCTTTCAGAAATGCTTTCACTCGGCATCTTCTTGAATGATGCTCAGAGCCCGCTTCAGCCgcaaccgcgccgccgccgccgcggcgagctTCTCATCGCCCTTTGCCGGAATAAGCGACACGGCCGCGAACTCCCCGAGCGTCCGCTCGTTAAGCTTCTCGTTGAACAGACCGTCCTCGCCGGCCACCAGCTCCTCGTGCACCGGCACCACGCGCATTTTCAGCTTCTttttgccgccgccgctgccgtggcgccgctggggcctcttGGCCGCGAGCGCCGCACTCGCGCGCACGGCCATCGCAGCCATGTCCGCGCTCGAGAGCGGCCGCCCGAGCGCTGCCGCGGGCAGCAGGAAGTAGATCTGCCCCGGCTGGAGCAGCTCGCCGGGCGCCAGCGCCGGAGGGCTCTGGTCGAAGTAGAGCGCGTCGGAGCTGCACACGAAGAAGGCGCTAGCTTCGTTGCCGGCGAGAACGTCGGAGACGGTGACGCGGTGGCTGGCCGGGAGCTCCTTCAGCGAGCCGTCGGCGGCGATGATCCTaaccggcgccggagacgccGCCAGCTTCTGCGAGAGGCTGCCTCGGTGGTTGAACCAGGAGGAAAGCTTCGCTCCCATGGAATCTCTGCGCTTGTGTGTGTCGTGGAACTGGAAGTGTTGGGGAATTTTTTGAGCTCGTTAGAACTTGGTTGTGGAGATTGGAAGGAGAACAGGCGCATATATAAAGCCGTTGCCACGATTGATAGAGACAGGAAGAAGTAGTTATTCCAGCAATTGACCGGAGAATAATATTAATTGTCCACACGGAAGCTGCTTTGCTGCTTGGCTAGGGGCAGTGACTCGGGTCAACCTTCCGTAGACTCGTCGCGGGCCAACTCGTCAGCCCCCCCGGACAGGGCACCATGCTTGGCGTCAGCGCGTACGCAAGCGGCAAGGGCAGCGGCAAGCACCTGGCCTTGCGCCCCAAACAACCGTCGCGGACTTTTCTGCACAAACGCGTGGAGGCGTCACGGCTTTCGCGCATGCTCTTTTGGATAAAGGCCGCGACGGAAGCATGTTCCGAGCTACGGAGTACGAAAAGATGCGATTCCTTGGAGCACGCGGGTGTACGAGCACGTGCATATTTTACCACCCTTTTCACGAAGTGTTGTGAGCAAATATAAAGAATCATTTTTCTATGAAATAATGTAAGAAACCATCTCACTATGGGTACTGTTTTGCCATCTGCAACACAAACCatgtctttttctttccttatttttcttttgctagttTTCTTTGAAACTGTCTTTCTGTTAATCTTCCCAGGTCAAATCCGTTTTGACGAATGCATTAGGTTCAATGTATTTATGTTATCCTTATTCCTGAAGGAATCAGACCCGATCCGGCCACCATATTAACTTAATTTACTATCACTACCTAGATTTTGGTATAGCCTTACCTCTTTCGTCAAGGAATGCGTCAATGTCACCAAGACTATTTTCGTGAATCGGTCTCATCACCCTCCAAGTCATCGGGGTCATTCATGTCATATTAATTCCAATGGTTGGATCACAAGCGGTTGGCTCATGGTTGTGTCACACTCCTTGACCATACTACCAGGAAATGAAGCATTAATTCCGAACTACTAGGCTCACAGCGCATGCAATAACGGCTCAAGTCAACATTCAGCTACAACGACTGCAAGAAACACCAACAACTTTCGTGGCAAATACCTCAAGAGCCTTATCTTTTGAGGCCACCACAATCTCCTTGTATGCCTCCAGATGTCCCAAGCCAAAACATCGTATACCTTCCTTCTAATCGCATTTCATCACTTGCGTCCATCCAGTTCAAATCAATCTTCACTCTTTTCGCAACCTCAGCATAACTAGGAGCGGTGAAAAATATCATGATTTCCCCCTAATAAATAATCTCAGTATTGCCACTTAGGAATTTTCCTTGTCCACCTGATATGAACATTTATGATTCTAGGCATCTATTTTCTTTTAGGCAATGCATCAATGGAAATTATATTACTACCAATCTACAACACAAGACATATATGCCACTAATGAACAAGCTATCTTAACCCCTACAAAATCCTAATTAACCCTAATCGACAAATCCAAACCCGAACAACACTAGCCCTAGCCCTAACATTAAAacactaaccctaaccctaatcaCTGAAAACCAATGCAGTACAACAAACAATAGAAGAAATATAATGAAACAGAGTGTATATATATTagaaaaatgccaccaagtttcaaaatttcaa includes:
- the LOC100828602 gene encoding uncharacterized protein LOC100828602, encoding MGAKLSSWFNHRGSLSQKLAASPAPVRIIAADGSLKELPASHRVTVSDVLAGNEASAFFVCSSDALYFDQSPPALAPGELLQPGQIYFLLPAAALGRPLSSADMAAMAVRASAALAAKRPQRRHGSGGGKKKLKMRVVPVHEELVAGEDGLFNEKLNERTLGEFAAVSLIPAKGDEKLAAAAAARLRLKRALSIIQEDAE